In Rhinopithecus roxellana isolate Shanxi Qingling chromosome 4, ASM756505v1, whole genome shotgun sequence, a single genomic region encodes these proteins:
- the TAAR9 gene encoding LOW QUALITY PROTEIN: trace amine-associated receptor 9 (The sequence of the model RefSeq protein was modified relative to this genomic sequence to represent the inferred CDS: inserted 1 base in 1 codon; substituted 2 bases at 2 genomic stop codons): MVNNFSQAEPVELCHENMNGSCIXTPYSPAPXAILYAVLGFGAVLAVFGNLLVMIAILHFKQLHTPTDFLIASLXCADFLVGVTVMPFSTVRSVESCWYFGDSYCKFHTCFDTSFCFASLFHLCCISADRYIAVTDPMSYPTKFTVSVSRICIVLSWFFSVTYSFSIFYTEANKEGIEELVVALTCVRGCQAPLNQNWVLLCFLLFFIPTVTMVFIYSKIFLVAKHQARKIESTTSQAQSSSKSYKERVAKRERKAARTSGIAMAAFLVSWLPYVIDAVIDAYMNFITPPYVYEILVWCVYYNLAMNPLIYAFFYLWFRKAIKLIVSGKVLRSDSSTTNLFSEEVETD; the protein is encoded by the exons ATGGTGAACAATTTCTCCCAAGCTGAGCCTGTGGAGCTGTGTCACGAGAACATGAACGGATCCTGCATTTAAACTCCGTACTCACCAGCTCCTTGAGCTATCCTCTATGCTGTCCTTGGTTTTGGGGCTGTGCTGGCAGTGTTTGGAAACTTACTGGTCATGATTGCTATCCTCCACTTCAAACAACTGCACACACCTACAGATTTTCTGATCGCGTCGC GCTGTGCTGACTTCTTGGTGGGAGTCACTGTGATGCCCTTCAGCACAGTGAGGTCTGTGGAGAGCTGTTGGTACTTTGGGGACAGTTACTGTAAATTCCATACATGTTTTGACACATCCTTctgttttgcttctttatttcatttatgctGTATCTCTGCTGATAGATACATTGCTGTTACTGATCCTATGAGCTATCCAACCAAGTTTACTGTGTCAGTTTCACGGATATGCATTGTTCTTTCCTGGTTCTTTTCTGTCACATACAGCTTTTCGATCTTTTACACTGAGGCCAACAAAGAAGGAATTGAGGAATTAGTAGTTGCTCTCACCTGTGTAAGAGGTTGTCAGGCTCCACTGAATCAAAACTGGGTcctactttgttttcttctattttttataccgACTGTCACCATGGTGTTTATATACAGTAAGATATTTTTGGTGGCCAAACATCAGGCTAGGAAGATAGAAAGTACAACCAGCCAAGCTCAGTCCTCCTCAAAGAGTTACAAGGAAAGAGtagcaaaaagagagagaaaggctgcCAGAACCTCGGGAATTGCTATGGCAGCATTTCTTGTCTCTTGGCTACCATATGTCATTGATGCAGTGATTGATGCTTATATGAATTTTATAACTCCTCCTTATGTTTATGAGATTTTAGTTTGGTGTGTTTATTATAATTTAGCTATGAACCCCTTGATATATGCTTTCTTTTACCTATGGTTTCGGAAGGCAATAAAACTTATTGTAAGCGGCAAGGTCTTAAGGAGTGATTCATCAAcaactaatttattttctgaagaagTAGAGACAGATTAA